GCGCATGACCGTTTCACCCTAGCGGATATGTAGTTCAAGTGTTGTGGGGGTTTACAGTACTTGAACTACTGTGTGAGTAATAATAGTTTCATAAAAATGTTATGTTGGTTTGGTTTGGTTTGATATTTTTCTTCAGTGGAATCGTTTTGCGAGAAACGGTGTTGGTGGAGCTTCTGGTGATACCATCCTCACAATAAAGGAATCAGTTGGGTGCGGCTAAATTTTGAGATTTGTGGCATACGTTCTTTAGTAAATACTGTAAGTGTTTAGCATTAAATATATCAATATCTCCAAATTAAATGCATCTATGTACTACTGATTACACATTTACTTTGACCACGCTTCTATGGGGCTTACCAACGTCAACGTGAAGAGTCTCCAAGGAATAGTTTGTGTAGTCATCAGAGTGCAAGTGAAGATCAAATTTTAGGTTCCATTCTTTTGTATCGAGACCGTTGACAATCCCTCTAAACTTCCAGTCGTTTTCACTTTTCATTAATGATGCTGTGAAGACCCCAGCCTCCTTCTAAGGTCTTAACCTCCCAGGAGTATCCATGGCTAACGGTGAGAACTCTCCGCAGCTTTGAGACCGACCGCGAAGATGTTGAAGTGCTCTCCTCCCACAGGGTCATATAACTTGAAGCTGTCCAAGTAATGGCCCGGTAGATCCACGCATGAGAAATCATCTACCGGTCCTCGACCCTATTTTACCACCATTAGGTTAATATAAGAATGAAGTAGATCAGTTTTTTAAAATGGAATGGAGAATATTTACTAACCTGGTGAGGCGATGTTATGGATAACAAGAACAGAACGTGTGTATTTCATTAATCCGTGATCTCGGTAATAGGCTTTCAAGTAGACAGGGAGCAAAGCAGTGTGCCAATCATTTGCGATGAAATCTAAATTTCCATCTCCATAGCACACTCCTCCACAAGGGACATACCAAGGAACCTGGACACAGAAACCAGTCCAAAACTGGTATAAGGATAAAGCAAAATTATGATATTGGAGCGCCAGAGGTTTTACCTCAACAGCGGCTTTGCAAAATAAAACCATCCGCTTCAAGATGTCCTGCATTCATTCACAAAAACCATACATGTAAGGTTGATAATTTATTAGTTGGTAGAGAACAGGGAGAGTAATAAGATCTTACAAGTCTGTTTCCACCGTAAATGTTATTACTGAGATGCCGGAACACAGGACTATCAATCAAAATCCACACCATCGATGTATGCATGGAAGTACATCACTTCCATATCCTGCAAGGAAACTGTGCTCCATTTGAAAAGACTCTCTACCTCAAATATTTTTGTTAATGAATTATGAATGAGAAGTAAGGAAAATTTCAATTTTGATACATTAAGCAGCTGTTATACCTGCCCGGTCACCTTATATCTCTTCCGTACCCCTACATCTTTAGCTTCTTCATACTCTGCATACCGAGGAACCACAACCTAACAAGCAAAGTAACGAAAAATGATTCACTAACAAGTTTGAGTTGATTTCAATAACCAGACAGCTTAGCTCGTGATAAAAATATTACCATAACCCGATGTCCACGCCGAGCCAAAGCCTTTGGCAAAGCGGCTGCTACACAGTGCCGGTCAGGACTTTTTTGGCGCCTAAAGCGGATTAGAATAATGTTGCCCTTTTATCTTAACTAAAATTTTCCGTATTATAATTATAAAATTATAAGTAGTAAATATTACTCCTTAAAACTTAAGTTATTTTAAACAAAGCCAATAAATACAAAAACATCAAAACATTATTTGCAGTTCATCTTTCTCTGTTTTCATTTCCTATTTTCAGTTCACTTGGTTGATTTTTAGAACTCTTTTAGTAGCATTTTCTACAAATATAAAGAAACAAAAAGAACAAAAAAATATAATTTATAGATAGAGCAAAACATATAGTAAGATATGCTAACATCAAATTTACAATTTTTATGTTTTCACAAAGTTTCAGAGTTAAACCCCTATAATAGATTTAAGTTTTGTGAATTTCAAAAGTCCCTAACAAAATTACAAAACTGGAAAAAAAGAAAAAATAAAATAAAAAGGCTTGTATGAAATTTTCATAGAGCTATTCTCACAAAGATCAGTTACTATGAAACAGTGGAACATGAGCAGTTGGTAACTAAAATTAATTGTTTTATAATATCCCTTATTCACACGTATTCTAGCAAACCGAAAAATTAAAAAAAGGAGAAAATAAATACTAACTTTTAATAAAATAAAAGAAATCAAATCATCTGTATTCTATACATAATAAAAGAAATTAAGGTGGTTGGAGCATGGACCCAATTCATCCGTGTATTTTTAGTTGTTGTTATTCTTGAAAAAAAATAAAAGTTATTATTATCAAAAAAAGGAAGGTGAGATTCTAACTTGTAACCCATATGTTAAAAGGGAAGCTCAAAGACACTAGACTAAAGTGACACATACGAAAAAAAATGGCGCCCCTAAAATATATTCTTCTTGGCGCCGAAAGCCCTGGCTTTACAGGCTTTAGCCCAGGGCCGGCCCTGCTGCTACATCTCCGAGGCCACCTATAAAATTTTCTCACTCTCTTCGGTTTAGGGGCCTAAATTTTTTTTTTTTATACAAATTCAGGGGCATTTTTACATATGGCTCGAAACGAATGTTTCATTAGGCTTGGCACAGGATCGGCCCTGCCTGGTTCATAGTTGAACACCGTCCAAAATTTTTAAAAAGATACACTATACAATAATAGACAATTTTACATTTTAAAACATGAAAAAGTTATATACTTCTTCCGTTTCAGAAAGTAAGATGTTTTAGATTTTTTTACTTGTTCCACAAAGATAAATTTTCTATACGTTTAAGATACTTTTTTATACTTTTAAGAAACATTAAATGAAAATATTTGAATCGATTAAATTTCATTGGTGAAAAGTTATTGGAAAGTGTATAATAAAGTAAAAAAAAATTAAATTATAAACATTTATTGAATTCTTAATAAGCATGAACACTTTAGGAAATATTAATTTCAGGAACAGATGGATAGTAATTACCCTCCTGAAAAGTTTATTGCATTAGGATAAACACCTTCCCGTTTGGTAAATACTTTTGAGATTTTATTTTTGTTTTACAAAAATGTCCTCTTATATTTCTAATATAAATTTTTAATTAAGAATTCAGTTTTAGTATTATGTATTAATTAGAAAAAGATATTTATTTAATGTGAGTTTTAAAATACTTTTTAATATGTTTGGAAAATTTTCAAATAGCACTTCTTATGAAAGATATAAGTATATATATCATATTATAGTGCTCCTTATAGCTTTTACCATATACATTACTCATAGTGAATTTCAGAAACAATATTCTGTTTTTTTTGTCAGCCAAAAATATTCTTTAAAATTCAAATTTTGATCTCAATTTTCTTTTTCTTTTTTAAAGATGATCTCAATTTTTTTAAAAAACTTTATGACATGTACTTTTGCAAGTAAAAAAAAACTGAATTGAATGCATATAAAGCTTATCAATTCAATGTTCATGCAACTTTATTGAAACTTTTGATAAACTGAAATATTTCTAAAGAACTTTATGTATTTCGAAGACTATGCGTCGAGGAACCTACATGCACGATGGAAGCAGGATGGAAGTAATAACTGAGATGTATACGATTTTTATTCAGAACAATCAATAATACAATCTCTTTTTGAAAAAGTACAAAGGCTTTATGTTTGACAAATTAAATACAGCTTTATTCCCAAGAAACACCAATCACATATAGTTTTTTAACGTTTTAAAAAAGAAGAAGCAAACCATAAGAATCAAACTCGGCGAGAGATATCGTCATTCTTTTAATCTCTTAGTTAGGAACACGACACATCTTGCGGATCTCCCCGGTACGACCAGTAAGAACCCCGATCCGACCCATTTTCACCATTGAGACACCAAAGTCATGAAAGAAGGTTGACCCACGTGCCTGCTGCAAGACATAAGCCCTAGTCTTTGAGTTGTCCAATAGAGCAGCATCCGACTGGAAAAGCCCTCTTCTCTTAGCCACTAACTTGAAGTAGCTCACGTCGAATGTCTTGAAACTTCCTGGATCCATCTCTAGAGCCGTCGTTGTATCTGTTGGCTTGCATTTCTTCCTGAGGTTAGCTGCGTACTCTGAGTCCAAACTCGGGTCGCTGTCTCCTCTCCCGGTGAAGTTGTAAAGACGGTTTGTCATTAGAGGACAATGTCCCATTCCAATAGTGTGTCCACCTTTATAAAAAAAAACACAAAATAATTTATTTTCCATATATCAAACTAAATCATTCACTTGTCCGTACCTGAAAGGATGACCAAATCTTTCTCGTTGAGTCCCTTTGTGCGAAAATCAGTGATAAGCTTGGCGATGTTATCAAAAGGTGATGGCAAGTTGACCTCATTGATATTAGAAACCCTACCGTCTCTTCTTCCCGTTTCAACTTCCCATGATGGTCCTTCAAGCTACATATTAATATATTCGTAGTTAATTCAAAGAAGTCTTTTAATGTAGATTTTTTTTTTTATGATTGATCATGTGAAGGTTACTTACTGCAACCATTGCGTCCCTAGCGATAAGGGCTAAGATATCAGAGCAAGAAACTATGCCCGGACACACTTTTTCTAGAGCTGCCTTGGAATCGTCTATGATGCCAAACCCTCGAAGGCTTAGGTTAGGAACCGCATTTTTCTCGGCTTGATTGTTCGATGAATCTAACAAAACTGATCCGTCACAACCCTGTCGATATTTATGATTCACTCATTAGACTATCGCTTCACCCACAGTGATAACAAAGTGCGATGTAATGAAGTATATTAAAGTCAAGAGTCACTTACCCTAACGAAGCAGTCGTGGAAGAACATTCTGAGCAAAGGAGCACCAAGTGTAGGAGCTTTCTTCATGGCAGCAAACACGACCTTTCTAACTATACCCTCGGCATGTGGGCATGTTTTGCTGTAGAAGCCTACTTTCAAGCCTTGTGCATTGGCCTCAGCTAGCAACAACACTAAGAGAAAGCAAGAGACCACTAGTCGCTTCGATGCAACCATTTAAAAAAAAAATGCTATTTAGCTATCTTAGCTTTTGTTTTTTTGCTCAATTGGTGATGAATTGTTGATGAAGACTGAAGGTATTTATATTGAATTATATATGTAAACAGAAATTGTGAATTATACTATGAGAGTTTGTGGTTAGAACATTGATATTAATTTAACATCAAAACGTAGTTGACTATCGTCATAGGTCTGCGGTGGAATGCTTGTTGTCTTTTTGATGTTTGTTATGCTCAAATCATTGTTCACAGAAATAAAATGAAGGCAATTTGACAAAAGTCGTCTCTTGTTTGTGTATATACTATTTGTATGTTTGCATAGATATAATACTTATGTTTTTGTTTTCAAATGCATGATGCTGCCACTGGCACCAGAACGAAATGGCTGCCAAATTTTACAAAATCTAAAAAACACAACGTTAATTTGTGTGTTAACTACGGGAAAACACACAATATAAACTTTTTTTTGAAACAAGACAGAAAATATAAACATATGTTAAAATAGTATACTAATTAAACACTTGTAAGTATTTAATTAAATTTATATTTTTAATCTTATTAAGTATTTACATATATTAATTCTCGGACGTTATAGCAAAGTGTATTAACATTTGTCAACGAAATGTTTGAGTCTTGGACGTTATCGCAAACAATTATTTGATCCCACATGCACTATTTGCATGTTCTTCCAATTACAACCATCATTTGACCGCTACGTTTTAACCTTTTTTCTAGGTAGCAAGCGTCATGTCTTAGCATGCTATTACTCATGTGGATGAACAGATTAACTAGCAATCATAAAATCATAATCAAATAGAAATAATTTACTAAAGTGACGACGTAGACAGTATTACTATTAGCTATAGAAAAATTCGTGAAGGAATCCAACAAGGTCAACTTAACACATACAAGTTGCAGTTTTATGAAAACTCTAGCAAACTGTTACGCTTAGAAGCGTTTTGATATACAAGGTACAGAAGTACTACTGTCGCTACTGTCATGGTACAGCCGCAGAATCACAGCTGCGGTTTCTTCTATCGCTTTATTCGTCACATCTGCAACCCCCCCCAAAGAATAACTATGATGATATTGAATGAAGAAAAATAGTAAAATCAGAGTGTGCAACAGCTGTTATTGTTATTACCTATTACCGCCCATCCAGGGTTTTTTGCATAGATCTTTGATGCGAAATCAAGTTCTTTCCGAACAAGATCAAAGCCAGAGTATCTGTTCTCTCCTTCTGTATCCACGCCTAACGTTTTAGCCCTTGTTCTCCTAATCGCTTGCAGCACAACAAGTTGAATCGTCAACGCGAAAACTTTCCTCGGTTCAACCTCGAACAGCGTCTTGGGCGGTTCCACACCCATCACAAACGGCACATTCGCGACCTTGTAACCCTTTTGAGCAATGTAAGTGGACAGCGGCGTCTTTCCGGTCCGGGAAACACCGACAAGAATGATGTCAGCCTTGCCTAAGTTCTCGGGCAAAGTCCCATCGTCTTGCTTGATGGTAAACTCAATGGCTTCGATTCTTTTGAAATAAGCATCGTTGAGAGTCTTGACCCTCCCGGGCGCTCCACGGGTGAGACCTGA
This sequence is a window from Brassica oleracea var. oleracea cultivar TO1000 chromosome C1, BOL, whole genome shotgun sequence. Protein-coding genes within it:
- the LOC106342598 gene encoding pyruvate, phosphate dikinase regulatory protein 2-like is translated as MDSRQGHPEPDSESPPVPRSPKLKASSKLNRWSMARALRSGVKIIDRPINAPHRQATTEEADRKTSAIDGDDVAAGKSIYLVSDGTGWTAEHSVNAALGQFEDRLVNRGCSVNTHLFSWVEDEEKLLEIINQAAKQKAMCFYTLANPSMSKSAKEACDQLGVLSVDILGPIIEGIASHLGVSPSGLTRGAPGRVKTLNDAYFKRIEAIEFTIKQDDGTLPENLGKADIILVGVSRTGKTPLSTYIAQKGYKVANVPFVMGVEPPKTLFEVEPRKVFALTIQLVVLQAIRRTRAKTLGVDTEGENRYSGFDLVRKELDFASKIYAKNPGWAVIDVTNKAIEETAAVILRLYHDSSDSSTSVPCISKRF
- the LOC106342684 gene encoding peroxidase 27 isoform X2, which codes for MVASKRLVVSCFLLVLLLAEANAQGLKVGFYSKTCPHAEGIVRKVVFAAMKKAPTLGAPLLRMFFHDCFVRGCDGSVLLDSSNNQAEKNAVPNLSLRGFGIIDDSKAALEKVCPGIVSCSDILALIARDAMVALEGPSWEVETGRRDGRVSNINEVNLPSPFDNIAKLITDFRTKGLNEKDLVILSGGHTIGMGHCPLMTNRLYNFTGRGDSDPSLDSEYAANLRKKCKPTDTTTALEMDPGSFKTFDVSYFKLVAKRRGLFQSDAALLDNSKTRAYVLQQARGSTFFHDFGVSMVKMGRIGVLTGRTGEIRKMCRVPN
- the LOC106342684 gene encoding peroxidase 27 isoform X1, with protein sequence MVASKRLVVSCFLLVLLLAEANAQGLKVGFYSKTCPHAEGIVRKVVFAAMKKAPTLGAPLLRMFFHDCFVRGCDGSVLLDSSNNQAEKNAVPNLSLRGFGIIDDSKAALEKVCPGIVSCSDILALIARDAMVALEGPSWEVETGRRDGRVSNINEVNLPSPFDNIAKLITDFRTKGLNEKDLVILSGGHTIGMGHCPLMTNRLYNFTGRGDSDPSLDSEYAANLRKKCKPTDTTTALEMDPGSFKTFDVSYFKLVAKRRGLFQSDAALLDNSKTRAYVLQQARGSTFFHDFGVSMVKMGRIGVLTGRTGEIRKMCRVPN